One genomic region from Sorangium aterium encodes:
- a CDS encoding type II toxin-antitoxin system HigB family toxin, which yields MFDIKGNNYRLIVQVKYGPLYLVYVGFIGTHAEYDKIDATSV from the coding sequence GTGTTCGACATCAAGGGCAACAATTACCGCTTGATCGTTCAAGTCAAGTACGGCCCATTGTATCTGGTCTACGTCGGATTCATCGGCACCCATGCCGAATACGACAAAATTGACGCGACGAGCGTATGA
- a CDS encoding VOC family protein encodes MSHKLFVSLPIKNLERTTAFFKALGFTFNPKFTGEQAACMLIGEHAYAMLLVEPFFKTFTKREICDTATHVEGAFGLTCESRAEVDAMVEKALAGGGKEPDPPQDHGFMYSRSFEDLDGHHWEVLWMDPKAAQ; translated from the coding sequence ATGTCCCACAAGCTCTTCGTCAGCCTGCCCATCAAGAACCTCGAGCGCACCACGGCGTTCTTCAAGGCCCTCGGCTTCACGTTCAACCCGAAGTTCACGGGCGAACAGGCCGCCTGCATGCTCATCGGCGAGCACGCCTACGCGATGCTGCTCGTCGAGCCGTTCTTCAAGACGTTCACCAAGAGGGAGATCTGCGACACCGCGACGCACGTGGAGGGGGCCTTCGGGCTCACGTGCGAGAGCCGCGCCGAGGTGGACGCGATGGTGGAGAAGGCGCTCGCCGGCGGCGGCAAGGAGCCGGACCCGCCGCAGGACCACGGGTTCATGTACAGCCGGAGCTTCGAGGACCTCGACGGGCACCACTGGGAGGTGCTGTGGATGGATCCGAAGGCCGCGCAGTAA
- a CDS encoding winged helix-turn-helix transcriptional regulator, protein MARTHKKVGDAPEGEYDEPATPEIAAERVEQALQLVKGRWKLVILFRLFGGKVQRFSELERAIPGVSQKMLIQQLREMERDGMVWRVTHPEVPPRVEYGLTEWGQALCPALDTLLRWVAKRGASSPVDARS, encoded by the coding sequence GTGGCAAGAACGCACAAAAAGGTGGGGGACGCACCCGAAGGTGAGTATGACGAGCCGGCCACCCCCGAGATCGCCGCCGAGCGTGTCGAGCAGGCCCTCCAGCTCGTCAAGGGGCGCTGGAAGCTGGTGATCCTGTTCCGCCTCTTCGGAGGGAAGGTGCAGCGCTTCTCGGAGCTCGAACGCGCCATCCCTGGCGTCTCGCAGAAGATGCTGATCCAGCAGCTCCGGGAGATGGAGCGGGACGGGATGGTCTGGCGCGTCACGCACCCCGAGGTGCCGCCCCGGGTCGAGTACGGGCTCACCGAGTGGGGACAAGCGCTCTGCCCGGCGCTCGACACGCTGCTGCGATGGGTAGCGAAGCGCGGCGCGTCCTCTCCCGTCGATGCGCGTTCGTGA
- a CDS encoding GFA family protein — MDRFTGGCLCGDVRIVASGRPYRVGLCHCLDCRKHHGALFHASAVFPQDAVTIDGETRDYAGRFFCPRCGSSIFARSADEIEVNLGSLDAPDQLMPTYESWIVRRESWLPPFPLTRRYDRDRDATGRFEE, encoded by the coding sequence ATGGACCGATTCACCGGCGGTTGCCTGTGCGGCGACGTGCGAATTGTGGCGTCGGGACGCCCATACCGGGTCGGCCTTTGTCACTGCCTCGACTGCCGCAAGCATCATGGAGCCCTTTTTCACGCTTCTGCGGTGTTCCCTCAGGATGCGGTGACGATCGATGGCGAGACCCGCGACTACGCCGGGCGGTTCTTCTGCCCCCGCTGCGGCTCGTCTATTTTTGCGCGCAGCGCAGACGAGATCGAAGTGAACCTGGGCTCCCTGGATGCCCCAGATCAACTGATGCCAACCTACGAAAGCTGGATCGTTCGTCGCGAGTCCTGGTTGCCGCCGTTTCCACTCACGAGACGATACGACCGCGATCGTGACGCCACGGGTCGCTTTGAAGAGTAG
- a CDS encoding cupin domain-containing protein translates to MEIIAKGEASWDGAALPAYPTTTPEITVARITIPPRGALPVHKHPIINAAYLVSGAVTIVAESGRERQLRAGDAIIELVDAWHTGRNDGDEPAVFVVVYAGSPGIPLSVNK, encoded by the coding sequence GTGGAGATCATCGCGAAAGGCGAGGCGTCGTGGGACGGCGCGGCGCTGCCGGCCTACCCGACGACGACACCGGAAATCACCGTCGCACGTATCACGATCCCTCCGCGCGGCGCGCTCCCAGTCCACAAGCACCCGATCATCAACGCGGCCTATCTGGTCTCCGGCGCCGTCACGATCGTGGCGGAGTCGGGCCGAGAGCGCCAGCTGCGCGCGGGGGACGCGATTATCGAGCTCGTCGACGCCTGGCATACCGGGCGGAACGACGGTGACGAGCCGGCGGTGTTCGTGGTCGTTTACGCCGGCTCACCGGGAATTCCGCTCTCCGTCAATAAGTAG
- a CDS encoding alpha/beta fold hydrolase produces the protein MTTWISGVCETNGINIHYLRTGGAKVPVVLLHGLMGSGACWTPLARALEAEFDVVMPDARGHGGSSAPHHGYRYDDHASDVVGLIRGLELSRPVLLGHSMGGMTAAVVASRGAGIIRGLILVDPTFLSPEIQREVHASDVAEQHRQALGLQKSDLVAKARARNPHRSPEIIELQAEARLKTRMEAFDVLTPPNPAYRDVVSAIDVPSLLVTGDSSPVVTLEMATELQNLNPRVRIEQVQDAGHGLPFEQPERLGAVVLSFLRELA, from the coding sequence ATGACGACCTGGATCAGCGGAGTCTGCGAAACGAACGGCATCAACATCCACTACCTCCGGACCGGAGGCGCCAAGGTTCCCGTCGTCCTGCTCCATGGATTGATGGGGAGCGGCGCCTGCTGGACTCCCCTGGCGCGGGCGCTCGAAGCTGAATTCGACGTCGTCATGCCCGACGCCAGAGGGCACGGCGGCTCGAGCGCGCCGCACCACGGATACCGGTACGACGATCACGCGAGCGACGTCGTGGGCCTCATCCGCGGTCTGGAGCTCTCCCGTCCGGTTCTGCTTGGCCACTCGATGGGCGGCATGACCGCCGCGGTGGTGGCGAGTCGAGGGGCGGGGATCATCCGCGGCCTCATTCTTGTCGACCCGACGTTCTTGAGCCCCGAGATCCAGCGCGAGGTGCACGCCAGTGACGTCGCGGAGCAACACCGCCAGGCCCTCGGCTTACAGAAGTCTGACCTCGTTGCGAAGGCCCGAGCCCGAAACCCGCACCGCTCGCCCGAGATCATCGAGCTGCAAGCCGAGGCGAGGCTGAAGACCCGCATGGAAGCGTTCGACGTCCTCACGCCGCCCAACCCCGCGTATCGCGACGTGGTCAGCGCGATCGACGTCCCGAGCCTGCTCGTCACCGGTGACAGCAGCCCCGTCGTCACGCTCGAGATGGCGACGGAGCTGCAGAACCTCAACCCACGCGTACGGATCGAACAGGTACAGGACGCCGGCCACGGCCTTCCATTTGAACAACCCGAGCGCCTGGGAGCGGTGGTCCTGTCGTTCTTGCGTGAGCTGGCGTAG
- a CDS encoding DUF4260 family protein, which translates to MTTAAMLPALDLAPSTLGPAPQPTCEVSAGGARGMPRALLRLEGALVLGAALLAYAHLGGSWGWFAALFLLPDLSLLGYLAGPRVGAVAYNAGHSHLAPALLAAASVALGSPALLFGAAIWVGHIGFDRMLGYGLKYGTAFGDTHLGRVGSKRSFKQR; encoded by the coding sequence ATGACCACCGCCGCGATGCTCCCTGCGCTCGACCTTGCTCCCTCTACCCTTGGCCCCGCGCCGCAGCCCACCTGCGAGGTCTCGGCGGGCGGGGCCAGGGGCATGCCGCGCGCGCTCCTGCGCCTCGAGGGCGCGCTCGTGCTCGGAGCCGCGCTGCTCGCCTACGCGCACCTGGGCGGGAGCTGGGGATGGTTCGCGGCGCTGTTCCTCCTGCCCGACCTGTCGCTGCTCGGCTACCTCGCGGGCCCGCGGGTGGGCGCGGTGGCCTACAACGCGGGGCACAGCCATCTGGCTCCGGCGCTGCTCGCGGCCGCGTCGGTCGCGCTTGGCTCGCCGGCGCTGCTGTTCGGTGCGGCGATCTGGGTCGGGCACATCGGCTTCGATCGGATGCTGGGCTATGGGCTCAAGTACGGGACGGCGTTCGGCGACACGCACCTCGGCCGCGTGGGCTCAAAGCGCTCTTTCAAGCAACGATAA
- a CDS encoding SDR family oxidoreductase — MQVNTPRKFSIDPEEFAGKRVLVTGGTKGAGEAIVRRLGAGGAVTVTTARSALPAGQSPNVFVQADLATVAGVDAVVRTVLGELGGIDILVHTVGGSSAPGGGFASLTEDIWRDELSLNLMAAVRLDRALLPNMIARGAGVVLHVSSIQRRLPLHDATIAYASAKAALSTYSKALSKELGPKGVRVNSIAPGWIRTTAADALVKRLADNAGTDEDTVRQGIMNALGGIPIGRPAWPEEVAELVAFLASDRAASIHGSEYLIDGGTVPTV, encoded by the coding sequence ATGCAAGTGAACACGCCCCGAAAATTCTCGATCGATCCGGAGGAGTTCGCCGGCAAGCGCGTGCTCGTCACAGGCGGCACCAAGGGGGCGGGCGAGGCCATCGTCCGCCGCCTCGGCGCAGGGGGCGCCGTGACTGTGACCACGGCGCGCTCTGCGCTGCCGGCAGGCCAGTCGCCGAACGTCTTCGTACAGGCCGACCTTGCGACGGTAGCGGGTGTGGACGCCGTCGTCCGCACGGTCCTGGGCGAGCTTGGCGGGATCGACATCCTGGTCCACACCGTCGGCGGCTCCTCTGCACCGGGCGGCGGCTTCGCGTCGCTCACCGAGGACATCTGGCGCGACGAGCTCTCTCTCAACCTCATGGCCGCCGTGCGTCTCGATCGCGCGCTCCTCCCGAACATGATCGCGCGAGGCGCGGGGGTCGTCCTCCACGTTTCGTCCATCCAGCGCCGGCTCCCGCTCCACGACGCGACGATCGCGTACGCGTCCGCGAAAGCCGCGTTGTCCACGTACAGCAAGGCGCTCTCCAAGGAGCTGGGACCGAAGGGCGTCCGCGTGAACTCGATCGCCCCGGGATGGATCCGCACGACGGCAGCCGACGCCCTGGTGAAGCGCCTTGCCGATAACGCCGGTACGGACGAAGACACGGTCCGTCAGGGCATCATGAACGCGCTCGGTGGTATCCCCATCGGGCGTCCCGCATGGCCCGAAGAGGTCGCGGAGCTCGTTGCGTTCCTCGCCTCCGACAGGGCGGCATCCATCCATGGGAGCGAGTACCTGATCGACGGGGGCACTGTGCCCACCGTTTGA
- a CDS encoding addiction module protein, producing MNLPELEAEALKLPVAERARLAETLLASLDELSEEEHRRLWTEEATRRDAELDADPSRGRPAEDVFRDARARLR from the coding sequence GTGAACCTTCCCGAGCTGGAAGCCGAAGCCCTGAAGCTGCCCGTCGCGGAGCGCGCACGTCTCGCAGAGACGCTTCTGGCAAGCCTGGATGAGCTCTCCGAGGAGGAGCACAGGCGCCTCTGGACCGAGGAAGCGACGCGCCGGGACGCAGAGCTTGACGCGGATCCGTCTCGGGGGCGACCGGCCGAGGACGTCTTTCGTGATGCCCGCGCGCGGCTCCGGTGA
- a CDS encoding GyrI-like domain-containing protein: MSKVDLKRELKHLYQASAKEVVHVEVPTFQFLMIDGEGDPNTSQQYAEAVAALFSVAYTTKFMMKKGAQGIDYAVMPLEGLWWSDDMSVFTSNDRSRWKWTMMIMQPHFVEEAMIHAAVAEVRRKKALPAVDALRLESFTEGSCAQILHIGPFTEEGPTIQRVHDFIGARSALAGKHHEVYLSDIRRADPAKWKTIIRQPMVR; encoded by the coding sequence GTGTCGAAAGTTGATCTCAAGAGGGAGCTCAAACATCTCTACCAGGCATCCGCGAAGGAGGTGGTTCACGTCGAAGTGCCGACATTTCAGTTCCTCATGATCGACGGAGAGGGCGACCCCAACACTTCACAGCAGTATGCCGAGGCAGTGGCGGCGCTGTTCTCCGTTGCCTACACGACGAAGTTCATGATGAAGAAGGGGGCGCAAGGAATCGACTATGCGGTCATGCCTCTCGAAGGCCTCTGGTGGTCGGACGACATGTCCGTCTTCACCTCCAACGACAGGTCGAGGTGGAAATGGACGATGATGATCATGCAGCCTCATTTCGTGGAGGAGGCGATGATCCACGCGGCCGTGGCGGAAGTGAGGCGAAAGAAGGCGCTCCCCGCGGTGGACGCGCTCAGGCTGGAGAGCTTCACCGAAGGATCATGCGCTCAGATACTTCACATTGGCCCCTTCACTGAAGAAGGGCCGACCATTCAGCGAGTCCATGATTTCATTGGTGCGCGATCGGCGCTTGCAGGAAAGCACCACGAGGTGTATCTGAGCGACATACGTCGCGCCGATCCGGCCAAGTGGAAGACCATCATCCGCCAACCCATGGTGCGATAG
- a CDS encoding MFS transporter — translation MTSSPPLPQRYLLGFMVLGLLAGSSNGVAKVVLPLYAASLHASPWQIGLVGGLQFTGMLLLSMPVGGLIDRHGSRPLFRFGGLAGAALYLIGFTHMDRPWQLIAGVVLFGLLNPFRMVATQTEFLHLLPRLGPRKAGWQRASHSLGMFFVGPMLGAQLLGLLGYTGVFVVTGLGLLATVFVGDRVLSGAPPGRGRSATPLLERLRGQVGIILSRRELRQSMLIELCGQMAMSYFAVFVVLIAIREFDLSVPQAASLVTIQGAVFVLTLLLAGGALSPLRDAARYAIAFSLLLATELLLAFPLGVASLWIGAVLLGLGLGVQHLTSVNRFAALTAELGRGRVGGLFSLSGPAGGLIGAVAGGSLGQRFGLFSGFRVLAALYAVLMVWHGRGVLTENGQPVALAEGEPE, via the coding sequence ATGACCTCTTCGCCGCCTCTCCCCCAGCGTTATCTCCTCGGCTTCATGGTGCTCGGCCTGCTCGCGGGCTCGAGCAACGGCGTGGCCAAGGTGGTCCTGCCGCTGTATGCCGCCTCGCTCCACGCCTCCCCCTGGCAGATCGGCCTGGTCGGCGGCCTGCAGTTCACCGGCATGCTGCTGCTCTCGATGCCGGTCGGAGGGTTGATCGACCGCCACGGCAGCCGGCCGCTGTTCCGCTTCGGCGGCCTCGCGGGCGCGGCGCTGTACCTGATCGGCTTCACCCACATGGATCGGCCCTGGCAGCTCATCGCGGGCGTGGTCCTCTTCGGGCTGCTCAACCCGTTTCGCATGGTCGCGACCCAGACCGAGTTCCTTCACCTGCTTCCTCGCCTCGGCCCGCGCAAGGCAGGCTGGCAGCGCGCGTCCCACTCGCTCGGCATGTTCTTCGTGGGCCCGATGCTCGGCGCGCAGCTCCTGGGCCTGCTCGGCTACACAGGCGTGTTCGTGGTGACCGGACTCGGGCTGCTGGCGACGGTCTTCGTCGGCGATCGCGTGCTCTCCGGGGCTCCCCCCGGCCGCGGGCGCTCGGCCACGCCGCTCCTCGAGCGCCTGCGCGGACAGGTCGGGATCATCCTGTCTCGCCGCGAGCTGCGCCAGAGCATGCTCATCGAGCTGTGCGGCCAGATGGCGATGTCCTACTTCGCCGTGTTCGTTGTGTTGATCGCGATTCGCGAGTTTGACCTCTCGGTGCCACAAGCCGCGAGCCTCGTGACCATCCAGGGCGCCGTCTTCGTGCTGACCTTGCTCCTCGCCGGAGGCGCCCTGTCGCCGCTGCGCGACGCTGCCCGCTACGCGATCGCCTTCTCGCTGCTGCTCGCGACCGAGCTCCTGCTCGCTTTCCCCCTCGGCGTCGCGTCGCTGTGGATCGGGGCGGTCCTGCTCGGGCTCGGGCTGGGCGTGCAGCACCTCACGAGCGTCAATCGCTTCGCGGCGCTCACCGCCGAGCTCGGCCGCGGCCGGGTGGGCGGCCTGTTCTCGCTCTCGGGACCGGCCGGGGGCCTGATCGGCGCGGTGGCGGGCGGCTCGCTCGGGCAGCGCTTCGGCCTGTTCAGCGGCTTTCGCGTGCTCGCGGCGCTCTATGCGGTGCTGATGGTGTGGCACGGGCGCGGCGTCCTGACCGAGAACGGCCAGCCGGTCGCGCTCGCCGAGGGCGAGCCGGAGTGA
- a CDS encoding helix-turn-helix domain-containing protein encodes MIEPVVDKESHGRALRRIEELWDAEPGSPEAQELDALATLVDAYERKQFPVAPPDPIAAIEARCEQLGWTRKELEPLIGSRARVSEVLGRKRALTLPMIRKLHASMQIPAEVLIAHPPHSRGKPPPRRTSGRSTHGKGAKRAA; translated from the coding sequence ATGATCGAGCCTGTTGTGGATAAGGAGAGTCACGGTCGGGCGCTTCGTAGAATCGAAGAGCTCTGGGACGCGGAGCCGGGCTCGCCCGAGGCGCAAGAGCTCGATGCGCTCGCGACGCTAGTCGACGCGTACGAGCGCAAGCAGTTCCCTGTTGCGCCGCCAGACCCGATCGCAGCGATCGAGGCGCGCTGCGAGCAACTCGGGTGGACTCGCAAGGAGCTTGAGCCGCTGATCGGGTCCAGGGCACGCGTCTCGGAGGTCTTGGGCCGCAAACGGGCGCTCACGCTCCCGATGATCCGAAAGCTCCACGCATCGATGCAGATCCCGGCCGAAGTGCTGATCGCCCATCCGCCTCATTCGCGTGGGAAGCCGCCACCGCGGCGAACGTCGGGACGGAGCACTCATGGTAAAGGCGCGAAGCGCGCTGCGTGA
- a CDS encoding LysR family transcriptional regulator, giving the protein MSPAEPSWDLYGAFLAVMRTGSLSAAARALDVAQPTVRRQIEQLESQLGVVLFTRAPNGLVPTELALATLPYAESIAASARALVRAVSSPTDADRGTVRVTCSEVVGVEVLPRMLAPLLVAHPRLQIELVATNRTEDLLRRDADVAVRMAEPTQAGLVRRCAGRVELGLFATKAYLAVHAAPTSLAGLVQGHALIGADGSRAMIDALAAAGLVTTPRDYAFRSDSDIAKLAAVRAGLGIGVCQLPLSRRPVPLVRVLPALAFHLDAWVVMHEDLRAVRRVRLVFEHLVAQLGAYATQARETRPVAAKARRPGTRRRPSSGRAARTRS; this is encoded by the coding sequence ATGAGCCCAGCCGAGCCCTCGTGGGACCTCTACGGTGCCTTCCTTGCGGTCATGCGCACCGGCAGCCTCTCCGCCGCCGCGCGTGCCCTCGACGTCGCGCAGCCCACCGTGCGCCGCCAGATCGAGCAGCTCGAGTCGCAGCTCGGCGTCGTGCTCTTCACCCGCGCGCCGAACGGCCTCGTGCCGACCGAGCTCGCGCTCGCCACGCTGCCCTACGCCGAGTCCATCGCCGCGAGCGCGCGCGCCCTCGTGCGCGCCGTGTCGAGCCCCACCGATGCCGACCGCGGCACCGTGCGCGTCACGTGCAGCGAGGTCGTCGGCGTCGAGGTGCTTCCCCGGATGCTCGCCCCGCTCCTCGTTGCTCATCCGCGCCTTCAGATCGAGCTCGTCGCCACGAATCGCACCGAGGATCTCCTGCGCCGCGACGCCGATGTCGCCGTGCGCATGGCGGAGCCGACGCAGGCCGGCCTGGTGAGGCGCTGCGCCGGGCGCGTCGAGCTCGGCCTCTTCGCCACCAAGGCGTACCTCGCTGTGCACGCTGCCCCGACGTCGCTCGCTGGGCTCGTGCAGGGCCACGCCCTCATAGGCGCCGACGGCTCCCGCGCCATGATCGACGCGCTCGCCGCCGCCGGGCTCGTCACCACGCCGCGCGATTATGCGTTCCGCAGCGACAGCGACATCGCGAAGCTCGCCGCGGTGCGCGCCGGCCTCGGCATCGGGGTGTGCCAGCTCCCGCTCAGCCGGCGGCCGGTGCCGCTCGTGCGCGTGCTGCCCGCGCTCGCCTTCCACCTGGACGCGTGGGTCGTCATGCACGAGGATCTGCGCGCCGTGCGCCGCGTCCGCCTCGTCTTCGAGCACCTCGTCGCGCAGCTTGGTGCCTACGCGACCCAGGCACGCGAAACACGGCCGGTGGCGGCGAAGGCCCGGCGCCCGGGCACGCGGCGAAGGCCCAGCTCGGGCCGAGCGGCGAGGACCCGTTCCTGA
- a CDS encoding NADPH-dependent F420 reductase, whose protein sequence is MQIGIIGAGLIGGSLAKLLGKLGHQVVIANSRGPDTLRELAAETGATPVTAAEAARGGEIVVVTIPQRAVVDLPKDLFAGVPADVVVIDTNNYYPVRDGSIPAIEAGQVESAWVADQIGRPVVKAFNNIYFESLLAKGKPKGTPGRVALPIAGDPPEARAKVMRLVDELGFDAVDAGGLEDAWRQQPGTPCYIHDLDAPRLKEALAAAERSRVPEYRKASDDWLRSLIASQSPS, encoded by the coding sequence ATGCAGATCGGAATCATCGGCGCCGGCTTGATCGGCGGGTCGCTGGCGAAGCTGTTGGGGAAGCTCGGTCACCAGGTCGTGATCGCGAACTCGCGCGGGCCGGACACGCTCCGCGAGCTCGCCGCCGAGACCGGCGCCACCCCCGTCACGGCCGCGGAGGCCGCGCGCGGCGGCGAGATCGTGGTCGTTACGATCCCCCAGCGCGCGGTCGTGGACCTGCCGAAGGATCTCTTCGCCGGCGTGCCCGCCGACGTGGTCGTGATCGACACCAACAACTACTACCCGGTCCGCGACGGCAGCATCCCGGCCATCGAGGCGGGGCAGGTCGAGAGCGCGTGGGTCGCCGACCAGATTGGGCGGCCGGTGGTCAAGGCGTTCAACAACATCTACTTCGAGAGCCTGCTCGCGAAGGGCAAGCCGAAGGGCACGCCGGGGCGCGTCGCGCTCCCGATCGCGGGGGATCCGCCGGAAGCGCGGGCGAAGGTCATGCGCCTCGTCGACGAGCTCGGCTTCGATGCGGTCGACGCGGGCGGCCTCGAGGACGCGTGGCGCCAGCAGCCGGGTACCCCCTGCTACATCCACGACCTCGACGCGCCTCGGCTGAAGGAGGCGCTCGCCGCGGCCGAGCGGAGCCGCGTCCCCGAGTACCGCAAGGCCTCGGACGACTGGCTGCGATCGCTCATCGCGTCACAGAGCCCGAGCTGA
- a CDS encoding expansin EXLX1 family cellulose-binding protein translates to MSKRTSLTSRRPSRRLRFLPAILASSAIAAPALAQSFSGDGTFYDPSVGVGACGFEVPGADAYVAALNPDQFAEGAACGRCIEVHGPDGSVVVRVIDLCPSCASGSVDLGQGPFREIADPDQGRVPITWDFVDCAGR, encoded by the coding sequence ATGTCAAAGCGAACATCGCTCACCTCGCGTCGTCCATCCAGGCGGCTGCGCTTCCTCCCGGCGATCCTGGCTTCGTCCGCGATCGCCGCTCCGGCGCTGGCACAGTCCTTCTCGGGCGACGGTACGTTCTACGATCCGAGCGTCGGAGTCGGCGCCTGCGGCTTCGAGGTGCCGGGCGCCGACGCCTATGTCGCCGCCCTGAATCCAGACCAGTTCGCGGAGGGGGCGGCCTGCGGTAGGTGCATCGAGGTCCACGGGCCGGATGGGTCGGTGGTGGTCCGCGTCATCGATCTCTGCCCCTCGTGCGCGAGCGGCAGCGTCGATCTAGGGCAGGGCCCGTTCCGGGAGATCGCCGATCCAGACCAGGGTCGCGTCCCCATCACCTGGGATTTCGTCGACTGCGCCGGGCGCTGA
- a CDS encoding cysteine hydrolase family protein — MSSALIVGDLQVGILDNYPFAKAVVPPVTELLSRARAAGVLVVFVRTAFRANGADLAGEVFAAFHRAGNLFHEGSPGTEVALEVTADDVVVLKRRTSAFAGTDLDLVLRARGVDSLALTGVATSAMVAATLYDASDRGYELTVLRDGCADPDPAVHELLVNTVFPSRGAEIVTCAQWPARGARTAPR; from the coding sequence ATGAGTAGCGCGCTGATCGTCGGTGACCTCCAGGTCGGGATTCTCGACAACTACCCGTTCGCGAAGGCCGTGGTGCCGCCGGTGACCGAGCTGCTGTCGCGAGCCCGCGCAGCCGGGGTGCTGGTCGTGTTCGTGCGTACCGCGTTTCGGGCCAACGGCGCGGACTTGGCGGGTGAGGTCTTCGCGGCCTTCCACCGGGCCGGCAACCTGTTCCACGAGGGGTCGCCGGGTACGGAGGTCGCGCTGGAGGTCACCGCGGACGACGTTGTCGTGCTCAAGCGGCGCACGAGCGCGTTCGCAGGAACGGATCTCGATCTGGTGCTCCGCGCCCGCGGCGTGGACTCGCTCGCGCTCACTGGTGTCGCGACGAGCGCCATGGTCGCGGCCACGCTGTACGATGCGTCGGACCGGGGCTACGAGCTGACCGTGCTCCGCGACGGGTGCGCCGACCCGGACCCGGCGGTGCACGAGCTCCTCGTCAACACCGTCTTTCCCAGCAGGGGCGCGGAAATCGTTACGTGCGCGCAGTGGCCAGCTCGTGGTGCGCGTACGGCTCCCCGTTGA
- a CDS encoding VOC family protein, with amino-acid sequence MKRVTGIGGIFFKAKDAPALQAWYKRHLGIDVQEWGGTAFTWTDGEGKPVAGTTVWSIAPAQSDQFAPGAATFMVNYRVEDLHALVKVLREEGCNVLEKIDDSEYGKFAWVIDPEGNKVELWQPPAGQ; translated from the coding sequence ATGAAGCGAGTCACTGGAATTGGCGGCATCTTCTTCAAGGCCAAAGACGCTCCGGCGCTGCAGGCTTGGTACAAGCGGCACCTCGGGATCGATGTCCAAGAATGGGGTGGCACGGCCTTTACCTGGACCGACGGTGAAGGCAAGCCGGTCGCTGGAACGACCGTCTGGTCCATTGCTCCGGCGCAAAGCGACCAGTTTGCGCCCGGCGCTGCGACGTTCATGGTCAATTACCGGGTCGAGGATCTCCACGCCCTCGTCAAGGTCTTGCGCGAAGAAGGCTGCAACGTCCTCGAGAAGATTGACGATTCCGAGTACGGGAAGTTTGCCTGGGTCATCGATCCAGAAGGAAACAAGGTGGAGCTCTGGCAGCCGCCTGCCGGCCAATGA
- a CDS encoding glutathione S-transferase family protein, which translates to MSDLKFYYAPMTSADRVHWALEELGVPYEKVKLDLAAGDQRKPEYLALNPNGKVPLLVAEGKPIFEGLAILLYLGERFGVDKGLFPALNADRAEAFKWMAWGSVTLFEATTRLLRNTLERFPAEERNPKVAEGAKQDLTNGIEILDRALEGKEYLVGNQFSLADVSLVTAVPFLARFGVDLSPFANVNAWIAGCTSRPAAKRVRPG; encoded by the coding sequence ATGTCCGACCTCAAATTCTATTACGCCCCCATGACGAGCGCAGACCGGGTGCACTGGGCGCTCGAGGAGCTCGGCGTCCCCTACGAGAAGGTCAAGCTCGACCTCGCGGCGGGAGATCAGCGCAAGCCCGAGTACCTCGCGCTCAACCCGAACGGCAAGGTCCCGCTGCTGGTCGCGGAGGGGAAGCCGATCTTCGAGGGGCTCGCGATCCTGCTCTACCTCGGCGAGCGCTTCGGCGTGGACAAGGGCCTCTTCCCGGCGCTCAACGCCGATCGCGCCGAGGCGTTCAAGTGGATGGCCTGGGGCAGCGTCACGCTGTTCGAGGCGACGACGCGGCTCCTGCGCAACACCCTGGAGCGCTTCCCCGCCGAGGAGCGCAACCCCAAGGTAGCCGAGGGCGCGAAGCAGGACCTCACGAACGGGATCGAGATCCTCGATCGCGCGCTCGAGGGCAAGGAGTACCTCGTGGGCAACCAGTTCTCGCTCGCCGACGTGTCGCTCGTGACGGCGGTGCCGTTCCTGGCCCGCTTCGGCGTGGACCTCTCGCCTTTCGCGAACGTGAACGCGTGGATCGCCGGCTGCACGAGCCGGCCTGCGGCCAAGCGGGTCAGGCCCGGCTGA